DNA sequence from the Candidatus Korarchaeota archaeon NZ13-K genome:
CAATTAACCTGTGATAAAAATTTTTAAATTTTCTGAGCTCGCATCTGATAACTTCCAGCGACTTCTGGTGAGTTGAGCCCTTGGCTCCATCGACCCCCCATAACCGAGTTCACGCGTGAGGGGCACTTGTTGGATGGTTTAGGCGAGCTCGAGAAGATCCCTCAAACACGATGCTCCCCGTGAAAAAGTTAATAGGAGCCATCTCCTCAGGAGGAGGGTGACCTGATGACCGAATGCTCCGTTGAGGGCTGCGGCGAGGAGGCCGCTAAGGAGGTGGATAGGTCCTATCTGCCCATTATACAATCGCTCAAGCTGAGGCTGAAGGGAGAGATCGGGAGGAGAATACCGCTCTGCAAGAAGCACTACAGGATGGTGAAGCAGGCCAGGGAGTCCCGTTTCTGATCAATCCTTCCGCACCATGACGACCATTAACTCGTGAAATGAGAGCTTTTTCCTCCCAATTATCTTGGCGCTCAGGTTCAGGGCCCTGGCCCTCTTAATCGTGAGTATCGGATCGTTGAAGTCCGCGTGGAGCAGGAGTGCTGCTCCCCCGTCCCTCAGAAGCCTGGGCAGGTCGATGAGGAGGGAATCTATCAGCTCCCTCCCTAGCTCCCCACCGGACCACTGCTCCGACTCACCCCTCAGCGGCAGGTAGGGCGGGTTGAAGGCCACGATGTCGAAGGAGAGATCCCTGAAGTGCCTCGCCAAGTCCCCCTGAACCACCTCCACATATACCCCGTTGAGGGCGGAGTTCCTCCTGGCCAGCAGGCAGGAGTCCATGGAAACGTCGGAGGCGACCGTCAGGCAACCGCGCCTGGCCATGTCTATCGCTAGGATACCGGTCCCGGTTCCCAGGTCCAGGCAGGTCTTACCCCTCACCTCGATCGATCTCAGGGCTTCAAGCATGAGTAGGCTGTCCTCCGCCGGCCAGTAAACTCCCTCGGACCTCAGCAGCCTAAGGCCCGCTATCTCCCAAGCTCCTCCCCCAGCCAGGCTATCACCTCCCTCACCTGCTCCGGCGTGAGGTGGTAGGGCCTCAAGTCATGGTGAGGGGATGATAGGGCCCTCTCACCCACAAAGGGTCTCAGAACGTTCTTGAGCTCCCTCTTCCTCCTGGAGAATATCAGCCTGCAGTACCTAAGTATCTGATCCCTGAGCTCGTCCTCCCTCGGCTCGATGACCAGGATCGCGGACTCCACGGCGGGCGG
Encoded proteins:
- a CDS encoding methyltransferase domain-containing protein, with the translated sequence MLEALRSIEVRGKTCLDLGTGTGILAIDMARRGCLTVASDVSMDSCLLARRNSALNGVYVEVVQGDLARHFRDLSFDIVAFNPPYLPLRGESEQWSGGELGRELIDSLLIDLPRLLRDGGAALLLHADFNDPILTIKRARALNLSAKIIGRKKLSFHELMVVMVRKD